A window of the Lactuca sativa cultivar Salinas chromosome 5, Lsat_Salinas_v11, whole genome shotgun sequence genome harbors these coding sequences:
- the LOC111889585 gene encoding cytokinin dehydrogenase 6: MPFPFIRLSHSSLFSKISNTISFLYNYKLEKPTSFSLSPPPPTTTMLKHNTLIFKILTALILGCDFHRSRISSTTNFATSTTNLLHATLTSLMTELKLSGELQFDNLHHAAKDFGNRYHLLPAAILHPKSVSDISSLITYIFQMGPTSGLTVAARGHGHSLEGQAQAHHGVVVNMESFGQSQGMQFHIHGDKPFVDVSGGALWINILHESLKHGFAPKSWTDYLHLTVGGTLSNAGISGQAFRHGPQINNVYQLQVVTGTGQVVTCTEDMNSDLFYGVLGGLGQFGIITRAHISLEPAPKMVKWIRVLYSDFTTFTKDQEKLISSDSSFDYVEGFVLINRTGLLNNWRSSFKCKDPVQASRFFSDGKTVFCLEIAKYFKQEDVETIDKKIEMYLSKLNYNESTLFVSEVSYVEFLDRVHVSELKLQEKGLWDVPHPWLNLLVPKSKIHKFASEVFGKILTDTSNGPILIYPVDKSRWNTKTSMVTPTEDIFYLVAFLSSAMPSSEGTDSLEYILSQNKKILEVCETAKLETKQYLPHYNTQEEWRTHFGSQWDVFVRRKLSYDPLAILTPGQRIFQKATTYL; the protein is encoded by the exons ATGCCATTCCCCTTTATAAGGCTTTCGCATTCCTCTCTTTTCTCAAAGATTTCAAACACCATCTCCTTTCTTTATAACTACAAACTAGAAAAACCAACTTCGTTCTCTttgtcaccaccaccacccaccaccaccatgcTTAAACATAACACTCTTATCTTCAAGATCTTGACAGCTCTAATACTAGGCTGTGACTTCCACCGGAGCAGAATCTCTTCCACCACCAACTTtgccacctccaccaccaacctCCTCCATGCAACACTCACGTCATTAATGACTGAACTGAAACTTTCCGGTGAACTCCAATTCGACAACCTCCACCATGCCGCCAAAGACTTCGGCAACCGCTACCACCTCCTCCCTGCCGCCATCCTACACCCCAAATCCGTCTCCGACATCTCCTCCCTCATCACCTACATATTCCAAATGGGACCCACGTCAGGGTTAACCGTGGCGGCACGTGGCCACGGTCACTCCCTCGAAGGCCAAGCACAAGCCCACCACGGGGTGGTGGTCAACATGGAATCATTCGGTCAATCTCAAGGAATGCAATTCCATATCCATGGTGACAAACCGTTTGTAGATGTCTCAGGTGGTGCACTTTGGATTAATATTTTGCATGAAAGTCTTAAACATGGTTTTGCACCAAAATCATGGACTGATTATCTTCATCTAACCGTTGGTGGCACGTTATCCAATGCGGGGATTAGTGGACAAGCTTTCCGACATGGACCTCAGATCAATAATGTCTACCAATTACAAGTTGTTACAG GGACAGGACAAGTAGTTACATGTACAGAGGACATGAATTCTGATCTCTTTTATGGTGTTCTTGGAGGACTTGGACAATTTGGCATCATCACCCGAGCTCATATTTCACTCGAACCCGCACCCAAAATG GTCAAATGGATTAGAGTTCTTTATTCGGATTTCACTACATTTACGAAAGATCAAGAGAAATTAATATCATCCGATAGTTCATTCGATTATGTTGAAGGGTTTGTGTTGATAAACAGAACTGGGTTACTTAATAATTGGAGATCTTCTTTTAAATGTAAAGATCCTGTTCAAGCAAGTCGGTTTTTTTCTGATGGGAAAACTGTCTTTTGTTTGGAAATCGCCAAGTATTTTAAGCAAGAAGATGTTGAGACCATTGACAAG AAAATTGAAATGTATTTGTCGAAATTGAATTACAATGAATCCACTTTGTTTGTATCGGAAGTGTCGTATGTGGAGTTTTTGGATAGGGTTCATGTGTCAGAGTTGAAGCTGCAAGAGAAGGGGCTATGGGATGTTCCTCATCCATGGCTGAATCTTCTTGTTCCCAAAAGCAAAATCCACAAATTTGCAAGTGAAGTTTTTGGGAAAATTCTCACTGATACTAGCAACGGGCCTATACTCATTTACCCAGTCGACAAGTCTAG GTGGAACACCAAAACATCGATGGTGACCCCAACAGAGGATATCTTTTACCTGGTGGCATTTCTATCTTCAGCAATGCCATCTTCAGAAGGAACAGACAGCTTAGAATACATTCTAAGTCAAAACAAAAAGATTCTAGAAGTATGTGAAACTGCAAAACTTGAAACGAAGCAGTATTTACCCCATTACAATACCCAAGAGGAATGGAGAACACATTTTGGGAGTCAGTGGGATGTTTTTGTTAGAAGGAAATTATCGTATGACCCTCTAGCAATATTAACCCCTGGTCAAAGAATCttccaaaaagcaaccacttatTTATAA